In the bacterium genome, one interval contains:
- a CDS encoding alpha/beta fold hydrolase, producing MVFVHGFGGDACGAWEAFPELLSDHPDFADLDLLYFGYDSRRQTANRSAEQLRQLLIDLFESLHDLLPRHLRDGRPSGLTEVFLVAHSLGAVVSRRAQIDLHLQHRPWAKYIDLLLFAPAHLGADIVALASTALSAFQLGKLGEAIVKMRWKALRDLDPAGKKTTLKKLESDTTDLLAGRAAKNLIARLVIHADDDGIIDDNRFCQDPPAETVDLTDHRSVCKPMGENTKQFRYVSGIVCRS from the coding sequence CCTGGGAGGCGTTCCCGGAGCTACTGTCTGACCACCCTGACTTCGCGGACTTGGACCTACTTTACTTCGGCTACGACAGCCGCCGCCAGACGGCCAACCGTTCTGCGGAACAACTTCGCCAGCTCCTGATAGATCTATTTGAGTCCCTACACGACCTGCTCCCCCGACATCTTCGCGACGGGAGACCAAGTGGACTTACCGAGGTCTTTCTCGTGGCTCATTCCCTTGGAGCCGTAGTGAGTCGTCGCGCCCAGATCGATCTGCACCTCCAGCACAGACCATGGGCCAAGTACATCGACTTACTTCTCTTCGCGCCGGCTCACCTTGGGGCCGACATCGTGGCGCTCGCTTCAACAGCATTGTCGGCATTCCAACTTGGAAAACTGGGCGAAGCGATCGTGAAGATGAGATGGAAAGCACTGCGAGACTTGGATCCCGCCGGCAAGAAGACGACGCTGAAGAAGCTTGAGTCGGACACGACGGACCTTCTAGCTGGGAGGGCCGCGAAGAACCTCATCGCCCGCCTCGTGATACACGCGGACGACGACGGAATCATCGATGACAACCGTTTCTGCCAGGACCCGCCGGCAGAGACGGTTGACCTGACTGATCACCGTTCTGTTTGCAAGCCAATGGGTGAGAACACCAAACAGTTCCGATACGTCTCTGGCATTGTATGCCGGAGCTAG